The proteins below come from a single Serratia ficaria genomic window:
- the truB gene encoding tRNA pseudouridine(55) synthase TruB — protein sequence MSRPRRRGRDIHGVLLLDKPQGLSSNDALQKVKRLYNANRAGHTGALDPLATGMLPICLGEATKFSQFLLDSDKRYRVIARLGQRTDTSDADGQIVQERPVNFTQAQLDAALDSFRGDIRQVPSMYSALKYQGKKLYEYARQGIEVPREARSITVYELQFIRWEGDELELEIHCSKGTYIRTITDDLGELLGCGAHVIYLRRLQVATYPIKRMVTLEQLNALLEQAQAQETAPGELLDPLLMPMDSPVENYPEVNLLPVVAGYVKQGQPVQVAGAPASGMVRITEGEERKFIGVGDIADDGRVAPRRLVVEHFD from the coding sequence ATGAGTCGCCCTCGCCGCCGCGGCCGTGATATCCACGGCGTACTGCTGTTGGACAAACCGCAGGGCCTGTCGTCCAACGACGCCCTGCAAAAAGTGAAGCGCCTGTATAACGCCAACCGCGCGGGCCATACCGGTGCGCTCGATCCGCTGGCGACCGGCATGCTGCCGATCTGCCTGGGCGAGGCAACCAAGTTCTCGCAGTTCCTGCTCGACTCCGACAAACGCTATCGGGTGATCGCCAGGCTGGGCCAGCGCACCGATACCTCGGACGCCGACGGCCAGATTGTGCAGGAGCGCCCGGTAAACTTCACCCAGGCGCAGCTCGATGCGGCGCTGGACAGCTTCCGCGGCGATATCCGGCAGGTGCCTTCGATGTACTCGGCGCTGAAGTATCAGGGCAAGAAGCTCTACGAGTATGCGCGCCAGGGCATCGAAGTGCCGCGTGAAGCGCGCAGCATCACCGTTTACGAACTGCAGTTCATCCGCTGGGAAGGGGACGAACTGGAGCTGGAAATTCACTGCTCGAAAGGCACCTACATCCGCACCATCACCGACGATCTCGGCGAGCTGTTGGGCTGCGGCGCGCATGTGATTTACCTGCGCCGTCTGCAGGTGGCGACCTATCCCATAAAGCGCATGGTGACGCTGGAGCAATTGAACGCGTTGCTGGAGCAGGCGCAAGCGCAGGAAACTGCGCCGGGCGAACTGCTCGATCCGCTGCTGATGCCGATGGACAGTCCGGTTGAGAATTATCCGGAAGTGAACCTGTTGCCGGTGGTGGCGGGTTACGTCAAGCAGGGGCAGCCGGTGCAGGTTGCCGGCGCGCCGGCCTCGGGTATGGTGCGCATCACCGAAGGCGAAGAGCGCAAATTCATCGGCGTAGGCGACATCGCCGACGACGGTCGCGTGGCGCCGCGCCGCCTGGTGGTCGAGCATTTCGACTGA
- the yrbN gene encoding protein YrbN — protein MTENFLDELCRLAAIINEARVHDY, from the coding sequence ATGACTGAAAATTTTCTCGACGAGTTATGTAGACTGGCTGCCATTATTAATGAGGCACGTGTACATGACTACTGA
- the pnp gene encoding polyribonucleotide nucleotidyltransferase, with translation MLTPIIRKFQYGQHTVTIETGMMARQATAAVMVSMDDTAVFVTVVGQKKAKPGQSFFPLTVNYQERTYAAGRIPGSFFRREGRPSEGETLTSRLIDRPIRPLFPDSFLNEVQVIATVVSVNPQVNPDIVAMIGASAALSLSGIPFNGPIGAARVGYINDQYVLNPTTDELKTSSLDLVVAGTAGAVLMVESEADVLSEDQMLGAVVFGHEQQQIVIENINSLVAEAGKPKWDWQAPAVNEALHARVAELAEARLGDAYHITEKQERYAQVDAIKDSVVETLLAQDETLDASEIQDILGSVEKNVVRSRVLRGEPRIDGREKDMIRGLDVRTGVLPRTHGSALFTRGETQALVTATLGTARDAQNLDELMGEKTDSFLFHYNFPPYSVGETGMVGSPKRREIGHGRLAKRGVLAMMPKPEDFPYTVRVVSEITESNGSSSMASVCGASLALMDAGVPIKAAVAGIAMGLVKEDDNFVVLSDILGDEDHLGDMDFKVAGSRDGITALQMDIKIEGITREIMQVALNQAKGARLHILGVMEQAISTPRGDISQFAPRIHTIRINPDKIKDVIGKGGSVIRALTEETGTTIEIEDDGTVKIAATDGEKAKFAIRRIEEITAEIEVGRIYQGKVTRIVDFGAFVAIGGGKEGLVHISQIADKRVEKVTDYLQMGQEVPVKVLEVDRQGRVRLSIKEATAPEAGSPAPEAE, from the coding sequence TTGCTGACACCGATCATTCGCAAATTCCAATATGGCCAGCACACCGTCACCATCGAGACCGGTATGATGGCGCGTCAGGCCACCGCCGCCGTTATGGTGAGCATGGACGACACCGCCGTTTTCGTTACCGTGGTTGGCCAGAAAAAAGCCAAACCGGGCCAGAGCTTCTTCCCGCTGACCGTTAACTACCAGGAGCGTACCTACGCTGCCGGCCGTATCCCGGGCAGTTTCTTCCGTCGTGAAGGCCGCCCGAGCGAAGGCGAAACCCTGACTTCCCGTCTGATCGACCGTCCGATCCGTCCTCTGTTCCCGGACAGCTTCCTGAACGAAGTTCAGGTGATCGCGACCGTGGTTTCCGTTAACCCGCAGGTTAACCCGGACATCGTTGCGATGATCGGCGCCTCTGCAGCCCTGAGCCTGTCCGGTATTCCGTTCAACGGCCCAATCGGCGCAGCGCGCGTAGGTTACATCAACGACCAGTACGTACTGAACCCAACCACCGACGAGCTGAAAACCAGCAGCCTGGACCTGGTGGTTGCCGGTACCGCCGGCGCGGTGCTGATGGTTGAATCCGAAGCCGACGTGCTGAGCGAAGATCAGATGCTGGGCGCCGTGGTGTTTGGCCACGAGCAGCAGCAGATCGTGATCGAGAACATCAACTCCCTGGTGGCCGAAGCCGGCAAACCTAAGTGGGACTGGCAGGCGCCTGCGGTCAACGAAGCGCTGCACGCGCGCGTGGCCGAGCTGGCCGAAGCTCGCTTGGGCGACGCTTATCACATCACCGAGAAACAAGAGCGTTACGCTCAGGTAGATGCGATCAAGGACAGCGTGGTCGAGACCCTGCTGGCGCAGGACGAAACGCTGGACGCGTCTGAAATTCAGGACATCCTGGGCAGCGTAGAGAAAAACGTGGTGCGTAGCCGCGTACTGCGCGGCGAGCCGCGCATCGACGGCCGCGAAAAAGACATGATCCGCGGCCTGGACGTGCGCACCGGCGTACTGCCGCGCACCCACGGTTCCGCACTGTTCACCCGCGGCGAAACTCAGGCGCTGGTTACCGCGACCCTGGGCACCGCGCGTGACGCGCAGAACCTGGACGAGCTGATGGGCGAAAAGACCGACAGCTTCCTGTTCCACTACAACTTCCCTCCGTACTCCGTGGGCGAAACCGGCATGGTCGGTTCACCTAAGCGTCGTGAAATCGGTCACGGTCGCCTGGCGAAACGCGGCGTATTGGCTATGATGCCTAAACCGGAAGATTTCCCGTACACGGTGCGCGTGGTTTCCGAAATCACCGAGTCCAACGGTTCTTCTTCCATGGCTTCGGTCTGCGGCGCCTCTCTGGCGCTGATGGACGCGGGCGTGCCAATCAAGGCCGCCGTTGCGGGTATCGCGATGGGCCTGGTGAAAGAAGACGACAACTTTGTGGTTCTGTCCGACATTCTGGGTGACGAAGATCACCTGGGCGATATGGACTTCAAAGTGGCCGGTAGCCGCGACGGTATCACCGCGCTGCAGATGGACATTAAAATTGAAGGCATCACCCGCGAAATCATGCAGGTGGCACTGAACCAGGCCAAGGGCGCGCGTCTGCACATCCTGGGCGTGATGGAACAGGCTATCAGCACCCCGCGCGGCGATATCTCTCAGTTCGCACCGCGCATTCACACTATCCGCATCAACCCGGATAAGATCAAAGACGTGATCGGTAAAGGCGGCTCGGTGATCCGTGCGCTGACCGAAGAGACTGGCACTACCATCGAGATCGAAGATGATGGTACAGTTAAAATCGCTGCGACCGACGGTGAGAAAGCGAAATTCGCTATCCGTCGTATCGAAGAGATCACTGCGGAGATCGAAGTTGGCCGCATTTACCAGGGTAAAGTGACCCGCATCGTTGATTTCGGCGCGTTCGTCGCTATCGGCGGGGGTAAAGAAGGCCTGGTGCACATCTCTCAAATCGCCGACAAGCGCGTTGAGAAAGTGACCGACTATCTGCAGATGGGTCAGGAAGTGCCGGTTAAGGTACTGGAAGTTGACCGTCAGGGCCGCGTGCGTCTGAGCATCAAAGAAGCGACGGCGCCGGAAGCGGGTTCGCCTGCGCCTGAAGCAGAATAA
- the nlpI gene encoding lipoprotein NlpI, whose product MKPFLRWCYVATALMLAGCSNHDWRKDEVLAIPLQPTLQQEVILARMEQILASRALTDDERAQLLYERGVLYDSLGLRALARNDFSQALAIRPDMPEVFNYLGIYLTQAGNFDAAYEAFDSVLELDPTYNYARLNRGIALYYGGRFPLAQDDLQAFYQDDPNDPFRSLWLYLVEREIDPKKADVALKQRYDKADRGQWGWNIVEFYLGNISEKTLMERLKADATDNTSLAEHLSETDFYLGKHYLSLGDKDTASALFKLTVANNVHNFVEHRYALLELALLGQEQDDLSESDQQ is encoded by the coding sequence ATGAAGCCTTTCTTGCGCTGGTGTTACGTTGCGACAGCACTCATGCTGGCAGGATGCAGCAACCATGATTGGCGTAAAGACGAAGTTTTGGCGATCCCGTTGCAGCCTACGTTGCAGCAGGAAGTGATCCTGGCGCGCATGGAACAAATACTTGCCAGCCGGGCACTGACGGACGATGAGCGTGCGCAGCTTTTATATGAGCGCGGTGTGCTGTATGATAGCCTTGGGTTACGTGCACTGGCGCGCAATGATTTCTCGCAAGCGCTGGCGATACGTCCTGATATGCCGGAAGTTTTCAACTACCTGGGCATTTACTTAACGCAGGCAGGCAATTTTGATGCTGCCTATGAAGCGTTTGATTCTGTACTAGAGCTTGATCCAACTTACAATTACGCGCGTTTAAACCGGGGCATCGCACTGTACTATGGCGGCCGCTTCCCGTTGGCGCAGGATGATCTGCAGGCGTTTTATCAAGACGACCCAAACGATCCCTTCCGTTCGTTGTGGCTGTATCTTGTGGAGCGAGAAATCGATCCCAAGAAGGCTGACGTAGCGCTCAAGCAGCGTTATGACAAAGCGGACAGAGGGCAATGGGGATGGAATATTGTCGAATTCTACCTGGGCAACATTAGCGAGAAAACGCTGATGGAACGCCTCAAGGCAGATGCAACGGATAACACTTCGCTCGCTGAGCATCTCAGTGAAACTGACTTCTATTTAGGTAAACACTACCTGAGTCTGGGGGACAAGGACACCGCTTCGGCGCTGTTCAAACTGACGGTTGCTAACAACGTACATAACTTCGTTGAGCACCGCTATGCATTGTTGGAATTGGCGCTTTTGGGCCAAGAGCAAGACGACCTATCGGAATCGGACCAGCAATAG
- the rpsO gene encoding 30S ribosomal protein S15 translates to MSLSVEAKAQIVADFGRGTNDSGSTEVQVALLTAQINHLQGHFSEHKKDHHSRRGLLRMVSQRRKLLDYLKRKDVARYTSLIERLGLRR, encoded by the coding sequence ATGTCTCTAAGTGTTGAAGCTAAAGCTCAAATCGTAGCTGATTTCGGTCGTGGTACTAACGACAGCGGTTCTACCGAAGTTCAGGTTGCCCTGCTGACTGCGCAGATCAACCATCTGCAAGGCCACTTCTCCGAGCACAAAAAAGATCACCACAGCCGTCGTGGTCTGCTGCGTATGGTTTCTCAGCGTCGTAAGCTGCTGGACTACCTGAAGCGTAAAGATGTAGCACGTTACACCAGCCTGATCGAGCGTCTGGGTCTGCGTCGCTAA
- the infB gene encoding translation initiation factor IF-2, with protein MTTDVTVKSLAAEIQTPVDRLVQQFADAGINKSESDSVTQQEKETLLAHLNREHGSAPGKLTLQRKTRSTLNIPSTGGKSKSVQIEVRKKRTYVNRDTQEAQQAEAAEQAQREAEEQARREAEELAKREAEAKRAAEEQAKREAAEIAKRNSAEKEKVTNQHTDEMTKPAQAEKARREAEAAELKRKAEEEVRRKVEEEAKRVAEEARRMAEENGEKWAEAEAASAAVETADYHVTTSQHARAAEDENDAKVEGERRSRTRGGKATKQKKGNKLSESKADREEARAVTRGGKGKRKPSSLQQGFNKPAQVVNRDVIIGETITVAELANKMAVKGSQVIKAMMKLGAMATINQVIDQETAQLVAEEMGHKVILRRENELEEALMSDRDTGAAAEPRAPVVTIMGHVDHGKTSLLDYIRSTKVAAGEAGGITQHIGAYHVETDNGMITFLDTPGHAAFTSMRARGAQATDIVVLVVAADDGVMPQTIEAIQHAKAAQVPLVVAVNKIDKPEADPDRVKQELSQYGVMPEEWGGEAQFVHVSAKAGTGIDELLNAILLQAEVLELKAVRSGMASGVVIESFLDKGRGPVATVLVQEGTLNKGDIVLCGFEYGRVRAMRDELGREVTSAGPSIPVEILGLSSVPAAGDEATVVRDEKKAREVALYRQGKFREVKLARQQKSKLENMFANMTDGEVSELNIVLKSDVQGSCEAICDSLLKLSTDEVKVKIVGSGVGGITETDATLAAASNAIILGFNVRADASARRVIEAESLDLRYYSVIYNLIDEVKQAMSGMLAPEYKQQIIGLAEVRDVFKSPKFGAIAGCMVTEGTIKRHNPIRVLRDNVVIYEGELESLRRFKDDVNEVRNGMECGIGVKNYNDVRVGDMIEVFEIIEIQRTIA; from the coding sequence ATGACGACAGATGTAACCGTAAAATCGCTGGCAGCAGAGATTCAGACTCCGGTTGATCGCCTGGTACAGCAGTTTGCTGATGCAGGGATCAACAAGTCCGAGTCGGACTCTGTGACCCAGCAAGAAAAAGAAACATTGCTGGCGCACCTGAACCGTGAACACGGCAGTGCGCCGGGTAAACTCACTTTGCAGCGCAAAACGCGCAGCACCTTGAATATTCCGAGCACCGGCGGTAAAAGTAAATCGGTGCAAATCGAGGTCCGCAAGAAACGCACTTATGTAAATCGCGATACGCAGGAAGCCCAGCAGGCTGAAGCGGCAGAGCAGGCACAGCGTGAAGCGGAAGAGCAGGCACGGCGCGAAGCGGAAGAGCTAGCGAAACGCGAAGCAGAAGCGAAGCGCGCAGCCGAAGAGCAAGCCAAACGTGAGGCCGCGGAGATTGCTAAGCGTAATTCAGCGGAAAAAGAAAAAGTGACCAATCAACATACCGACGAAATGACCAAGCCAGCTCAGGCAGAAAAAGCACGCCGTGAAGCCGAAGCCGCTGAACTGAAACGTAAAGCGGAAGAGGAAGTGCGCCGTAAGGTTGAAGAGGAAGCCAAGCGCGTGGCGGAAGAAGCCCGCCGCATGGCCGAAGAGAACGGTGAGAAATGGGCCGAAGCTGAAGCAGCAAGCGCTGCGGTAGAAACCGCCGATTACCACGTGACCACCTCTCAGCACGCCCGTGCAGCCGAAGACGAAAACGACGCCAAGGTTGAAGGCGAGCGCCGCAGCCGCACCCGCGGCGGTAAAGCCACCAAGCAGAAAAAAGGCAACAAGCTTTCCGAGTCTAAAGCGGACCGTGAAGAAGCGCGCGCCGTTACCCGTGGCGGTAAAGGCAAGCGTAAGCCAAGCAGCCTGCAGCAGGGCTTCAACAAGCCGGCTCAGGTGGTTAACCGTGACGTTATTATCGGCGAAACCATCACCGTGGCCGAACTGGCCAACAAGATGGCGGTGAAAGGCTCTCAGGTCATCAAAGCGATGATGAAGCTGGGCGCAATGGCCACCATCAACCAGGTCATCGACCAGGAAACCGCACAGCTGGTTGCCGAAGAGATGGGCCACAAGGTTATCCTGCGTCGTGAGAACGAGCTGGAAGAAGCGCTGATGAGCGATCGCGACACCGGTGCCGCCGCAGAGCCGCGCGCGCCGGTCGTGACCATCATGGGCCACGTTGACCACGGTAAAACCTCTCTGCTGGACTACATCCGCTCCACCAAGGTGGCGGCGGGCGAAGCCGGCGGCATTACCCAGCACATCGGCGCCTACCACGTAGAAACCGACAACGGCATGATCACCTTCCTGGATACCCCAGGCCACGCCGCCTTTACCTCCATGCGTGCCCGCGGTGCTCAGGCGACCGACATCGTGGTTCTGGTGGTGGCGGCGGACGACGGCGTGATGCCGCAAACCATCGAAGCTATCCAGCACGCGAAAGCGGCGCAGGTGCCATTGGTGGTTGCCGTTAACAAAATCGACAAGCCGGAAGCCGATCCGGACCGCGTTAAGCAGGAACTGTCTCAGTACGGCGTCATGCCGGAAGAGTGGGGCGGCGAAGCGCAGTTCGTTCACGTATCCGCGAAAGCCGGTACCGGTATCGACGAACTGCTGAACGCTATCCTGCTGCAGGCCGAAGTTCTCGAACTGAAAGCGGTGCGCAGCGGCATGGCCAGCGGCGTGGTGATCGAATCCTTCCTGGATAAGGGCCGTGGTCCGGTCGCTACCGTTCTGGTTCAGGAAGGTACGCTGAACAAGGGCGACATCGTGCTGTGCGGCTTCGAATACGGCCGCGTGCGTGCGATGCGTGACGAACTGGGTCGCGAAGTGACCTCCGCCGGTCCTTCTATCCCTGTGGAAATCCTGGGCCTGTCCAGCGTTCCCGCCGCGGGCGACGAAGCGACCGTGGTGCGTGACGAGAAGAAAGCGCGTGAAGTTGCGCTGTATCGTCAAGGCAAGTTCCGCGAAGTCAAACTGGCGCGTCAGCAGAAATCCAAGCTGGAAAACATGTTCGCCAACATGACCGACGGCGAAGTTTCCGAGCTGAACATCGTACTGAAGTCCGACGTACAGGGTTCTTGCGAAGCGATTTGCGATTCACTGCTGAAACTCTCCACCGACGAAGTGAAGGTGAAGATTGTGGGTTCCGGCGTAGGCGGCATCACCGAAACCGACGCCACCCTGGCGGCAGCGTCCAACGCCATCATCCTGGGCTTCAACGTCCGTGCCGACGCTTCTGCGCGCCGCGTGATTGAAGCGGAAAGCCTGGATCTGCGTTATTACTCCGTGATCTATAACCTGATCGACGAAGTGAAGCAGGCGATGAGCGGCATGCTGGCACCTGAGTACAAACAGCAGATTATCGGCCTGGCCGAAGTGCGCGACGTGTTCAAATCACCGAAGTTCGGCGCCATCGCAGGCTGTATGGTTACCGAAGGGACGATCAAACGTCACAACCCAATCCGCGTTCTGCGCGACAACGTGGTTATCTATGAAGGCGAGCTGGAATCCCTGCGTCGCTTCAAAGATGACGTCAACGAAGTCCGTAACGGCATGGAATGTGGTATCGGCGTCAAGAACTACAACGACGTGCGCGTCGGCGACATGATCGAAGTGTTCGAAATCATTGAGATTCAACGCACCATCGCTTAA
- the rimP gene encoding ribosome maturation factor RimP has translation MSTLEQKLTEMLSAPVEALGFELVGIEFIRARQSTLRIYIDSENGINVDDCADVSHQVSAVLDVEEPITVAYNLEVSSPGLDRPMFTAEHYTRFLGEEVSLVLRMAVQNRRKWQGIIKSVDGEMITVTVEGKDEVFALSNIQKANLVPHF, from the coding sequence TTGTCCACATTAGAGCAAAAGTTAACAGAGATGCTTTCGGCACCGGTAGAAGCGTTGGGCTTTGAGCTTGTAGGCATCGAATTTATTCGTGCGCGCCAATCGACGCTCCGCATCTATATTGATAGTGAAAACGGCATCAACGTTGATGATTGTGCTGATGTCAGCCACCAGGTCAGCGCTGTATTGGACGTCGAAGAGCCAATCACGGTCGCTTACAACTTGGAAGTCTCCTCTCCTGGCCTTGATCGCCCGATGTTCACCGCAGAGCACTATACTCGTTTCCTCGGTGAAGAAGTCAGCCTGGTCCTGCGCATGGCGGTACAGAACCGCCGCAAGTGGCAGGGCATTATCAAGTCTGTCGACGGCGAGATGATCACGGTTACTGTGGAAGGGAAAGATGAAGTGTTCGCGCTGAGCAATATCCAGAAAGCGAACCTGGTACCCCACTTTTAA
- the nusA gene encoding transcription termination factor NusA, producing MNKEILAVVEAVSNEKSLPREKIFEALETALATATKKKYEQEIDVRVSIDRKTGDFDTFRRWVAVDEVTQPTREITLEAAQYEEPGIELGGYIEDQIESVTFDRITTQTAKQVIVQKVREAERAMVVDAFREHEGEIVTGVVKKVNRDSIALDLGSNAEAVIGREDMLPRENFRPGDRIRGVLYAVRPEARGAQLFVSRSSPEMLKELFRIEVPEIGEEVIEIKAAARDPGSRAKIAVKTNDKRIDPVGACVGMRGARVQAVSSELGGERIDIILWDDNPAQFVINAMAPADVASIVVDEDNCTMDIAVEASNLAQAIGRNGQNVRLASQLLKQHRDDDRWELNVMTADDLQAKHQAEAHAAIDTFTKYLDIDEDFATVLVEEGFSTLEELAYVPIKELLEIDGLDEDTVEALRDRAKAALTTLALAQEESLGDQKPADDLLNLPGLERSMAFKLAARGVCTLEDLAEQGVDDLADIEGLSDEQAGELIMAARNICWFGDNA from the coding sequence ATGAATAAAGAGATTCTGGCTGTTGTTGAAGCAGTTTCCAATGAAAAATCCCTTCCGCGTGAGAAGATTTTCGAGGCGTTGGAAACCGCATTAGCCACCGCAACCAAGAAAAAATACGAGCAGGAAATCGACGTACGCGTCAGCATCGATCGCAAAACCGGCGATTTCGATACCTTCCGCCGCTGGGTCGCCGTAGATGAAGTGACTCAGCCTACGCGTGAAATCACGCTGGAAGCGGCGCAGTATGAAGAGCCGGGCATCGAGCTGGGCGGCTACATCGAAGATCAGATCGAATCCGTGACCTTCGACCGTATCACCACCCAGACCGCCAAGCAGGTTATCGTGCAGAAAGTGCGCGAAGCCGAGCGCGCGATGGTGGTTGACGCTTTCCGTGAACACGAAGGCGAGATCGTCACCGGCGTGGTGAAAAAGGTTAACCGCGACAGCATCGCGCTGGATCTGGGCAGCAACGCGGAAGCGGTGATTGGCCGTGAAGACATGCTGCCGCGCGAAAACTTCCGTCCGGGCGACCGCATCCGCGGCGTGCTGTACGCCGTGCGTCCTGAAGCCCGCGGCGCGCAGCTGTTCGTCAGCCGCTCCAGCCCGGAAATGCTGAAAGAACTGTTCCGCATCGAAGTGCCGGAAATCGGCGAAGAAGTGATCGAAATTAAAGCGGCGGCCCGCGATCCCGGCTCCCGTGCGAAAATTGCAGTGAAAACCAACGACAAGCGCATCGACCCGGTCGGCGCCTGCGTAGGTATGCGCGGTGCGCGCGTTCAGGCCGTGTCGAGCGAGCTCGGCGGCGAACGCATCGACATCATCCTGTGGGATGACAACCCTGCGCAGTTCGTCATCAACGCCATGGCGCCGGCAGACGTCGCCTCGATCGTGGTTGATGAAGATAACTGCACCATGGATATCGCCGTTGAAGCCAGCAACCTGGCACAGGCGATCGGCCGTAATGGCCAAAACGTGCGTTTGGCTTCCCAGCTGTTGAAACAGCATCGTGATGATGACCGTTGGGAACTGAACGTGATGACGGCGGACGATCTGCAGGCCAAGCACCAGGCCGAGGCTCATGCCGCCATTGATACCTTCACCAAGTATCTTGATATCGACGAAGATTTCGCCACCGTACTGGTTGAAGAAGGCTTCTCCACTCTGGAAGAGCTGGCCTACGTGCCAATCAAAGAGCTGCTGGAAATCGACGGTCTGGATGAAGATACGGTTGAAGCGTTGCGCGATCGCGCCAAAGCTGCATTGACCACGCTGGCCCTGGCCCAAGAAGAGAGCCTGGGCGACCAAAAACCTGCTGACGATTTGCTCAACCTGCCGGGTCTTGAGCGCAGCATGGCCTTTAAACTGGCCGCGCGTGGGGTTTGTACGCTGGAAGATCTTGCCGAGCAGGGTGTTGACGATCTGGCTGATATTGAAGGGCTTAGCGACGAGCAAGCCGGCGAGCTGATCATGGCCGCACGTAATATCTGTTGGTTTGGCGACAACGCGTAA
- the rbfA gene encoding 30S ribosome-binding factor RbfA: MAKEFSRGQRVAQEMQKEIAIILQREVKDPRIGMATVSGVEVSRDLAYAKVYVTFLNVLTENHDPDLVTNGIKALQDAAGYIRTLLGKAMRLRVVPELTFAYDNSLVEGMRMSNLVTNVVKNDAERRSASGDDEEA; this comes from the coding sequence ATGGCAAAAGAATTCAGCCGCGGCCAACGCGTGGCGCAAGAGATGCAGAAAGAGATTGCGATCATTCTGCAGCGTGAAGTCAAAGATCCGCGCATCGGCATGGCCACCGTTTCCGGCGTCGAAGTGTCCCGCGACCTGGCGTACGCCAAGGTTTACGTCACCTTCCTGAACGTGCTGACCGAAAATCACGATCCGGATCTGGTGACCAACGGCATCAAAGCGCTGCAGGACGCCGCCGGCTATATCCGCACGCTGCTGGGCAAGGCCATGCGCCTGCGCGTGGTGCCTGAGCTGACCTTCGCCTACGACAACTCCCTGGTGGAGGGCATGCGCATGTCCAACCTGGTGACCAACGTCGTGAAGAACGACGCCGAGCGCCGTTCCGCATCAGGCGATGACGAGGAGGCTTAA